TGGTTCTGTGACTTTGCTCAAAGCCTGAGGCTTAATTCCCTTAGTGACCTTTTTGTAGATCTTCGCCACACTGTCACATTCGCTGTAGGGTATCTCCATTGTAACCATTTCAAGCAAACACATTCCAAAAGAGTATATGTCCACCATCTCAGTGTAATCTTCCTCATACAGCTCCGGTGCCATGTATTCAGGTGTTCCTAAAATAGAATGTGCAGCATGGTTCCGTCCCACTATTGCAGCCAATCCAAGATCACCAATTTTCACCTACAAAAAGATGAAAAACCAAGGATCTTTTCACTTTTATGCTCACGTTGTAGTTTCAAAAGATACTTTCTAGTAATCAATTTCGCATCTAGAgtctactaaattataaaaaattgattctCAACAAGTATTCTAAAGTTAGATAACAAAACCAGTTGAGGAATTaatttgcattttctttttctgttctcCTTTTGTTAACCATATATGTATGGTTAACTTTGTTCGATCACCTTTGGAAAGTAGAATGCATCTTAAATTTACAATATCTAAGCCGGGAAACCAAACATGCACATAAGTTAAACCGAATTTTCATCTAACCTGTGAAAAGAAATGAACTGCATTTAAGTTTGGCATGACTGTGTTTCATTTCTTGATATGATTTCAATAGCATGAGAACGAATAATAAGCAAAAGCAAGTAACCTGGCCAATGTTGCCGTTAACGAAGATGTTGCTGCAATTGAGATCCCTGTGAATGATGCATGGATCATGAGTATGAAGATACTCCAACCCTTCAAGGACCTGTTTGGACCACTTCTTGAAAGCCTTAATGGAGACATGGCGGTGCTTCTTGCGGTAATCCCTGAGGTTCCCGGAAGTGCAAATCTCGGTGATGAAATTGATGTTGTGGCGTTCCTCATCCTTCCACACACTGTAACAGACGATGATGTACTTGTTGCTGAGGGTTCTGAGCAACTCAACCTCAGAATGAAGGCGATTGATGAGAACAGGGTCTTCGCTGAAATTCCTGAGCCGAACCTGATTCCACGCCACCTCAATTCCTTCCTCTTGATCAAAAGCTCTGTAAACCTTCTTCACAGCACCACAACCGAGAAGATCGTTGTAACGCCCGAACCTTCCCGTCGGATCAACCTCCACGAACGCCTCCACTTCGGTGTCGCAACTGTTCGACTTCTCTGCAGGCATTTTCAATCTCTCTCCTACACTAAActaaacaaattgaaaattaatcACGAAAGTGAATCATTACACCATTGcttcaataatttttaacaacCCTACTTCATTACATCAGCTACCTTACATATATTCTATATTTCTTGGATTGTACAATTTCTGTTACTGCAATGCATGAAAATTAAAGTAGAATAGTGATTTTAAGCGCAAATTGGAAAGGTTACCTTAACAGGTAGCGGTAGGAGAATTGAGAATGTGGGACCTCAACTTGAAACCCTGAAAATGGAAGTGTAGAGATTAAATAGCCGAGAGACGATTGTGGTGGAATTTGTTAGAAGTGGAAATGAATGTATGAGGTGGCAAATGTAGAGGTTCACAAACACAATCCCCTTTCCATGACACAAAATCGTGATCAAGAGAATCACTGCATCTGAATTCTGAAGGTGTTTTCTTACATTCACGAGAAGAATGGGGAACACTGCACTCACAGCTAAAGTTTCAGACGAAGCCCGTGCTCAATTGCACCTACAAATTACCAACACTACTTCATTATCTCTTTCTTCCAATCTCTTTCCAAACATCATTACCTCACGATTCTTCCAAATTATCTGTTTTCAAATACCACTCGCCGTCTGCAAAgtgtatgaaaaaaaatgggGTCAATTAGCTTAAAAGTGGAATCAACGTTGATCTGAAATGTTTAGATCCATTGATTGCTTGTTCTTTCTATATAGCAAAGTTATAGTCTTGGAAGTTTCTTGAGGTGTGTTAATACTTTTTGAAAGTCTACGCACCCTCAAAGTACAATAaccatcactttttttttcgtTATACATTTATGTAATCTGCTGGCAAAATACCATTGGTTCATCCGTACGGTTTATTAAGGATCAATTGACAAAAATGCTCATCAATGTAATTTTGACAGATTTATCAACTTAGTGAGTGACGAACAAACTACTGAAAAGAAAAGATGGATGAACAAGCAACTGACTTTATCAATGGTCATTTGATAAATGGAACACACCCAGGCCTCTCACAGTCAATGGCTCCCATGGCTTTCTTTGTTGCGATtggttgtttttgtttatttagaaagTAAATGAAATTGAAGAACTGAAAAGAGATTTTTGTCATTGCACATTCATCATAACGCAAGCTCAAGTCTCGTACGATAATAACCATCATCTGATTATTACTCTAAAGAGTCATACCATAAAAATACTTATCAAACTGCCATTTACATCAGTTCATCAGTTCCATGTGAGATTTGGCTACATGACTGGCAACTGCACAGATGCATGGTGAAACCAGAAAAAACCTACTTTAATCAAAGAACGTGAAGAAATTATTCAAAAAGAACGAAaccaatcaaataaacaaaaaggtCAATAGTAACTTCGTAGTTAATCCAATATACGCGATGCCTTCTGAAGAACTTTTACAAAGAAGATTTTGCACATAGAAAACCAGTAATCGAAGAGTAAGGCTactaaaagaataaacaatcaAGCCGAGGTTACAAAATTCAGTATGCAACGTCTAGATTATTCTCAGATTGTTCTTTCTCTCCAAATGTATACAAGAGTACAATTTAAACACATTATCAAGGGGGAGGATTGGAGTCTTCTCTAACAGATGGAGACATGGAAACCGTGCTCCCATCTCTAccaacccttgacacacttctATCAACAGTTCTAGGAGTAGACAAAGCAGGAGTAGAACCACGGTAACTTGCTCGAAGCGTTTCATCAACAGAGGACGAGGACTTGGCAAATGCATTCCTTACAAACTTCTGTGCAGCAGGAGACAGCATACGCATGCTTGGGCTAGCACTCCCGCCTCTAACCCGTGATGCCAATGGGGGCTTACGAAACATCTTTGACCTTTCCCTGAGCTTCCGTGCAGCCTCCCTGGAAAGAGCGTGTGCCTTAGCATCTCGCACCGGTGCAGAAGGAATCTTGTAATGAGGTCCATCAGCACTACCACCAATATCAAGCGGTGTATCCTCCTGGTCCAACCTCAATGGAGTCCCCTCAATTTCTCCCCAAGTGATAAAGGGGGATTCATCTACACCAGGTGCAGGGGATGGTGTCTTAACATAGCTATAACCATTATCAGCTTTTTTCTCAGATTCCAAATAAAATGGATTCGGAGTCTTCCTCAAATCCTCCAAATCATACTTCTGCAACCTATCCCCATCTCTGAGAGACATAGGGGCCGGTGTAGCACCGGCAACAGGCGTATAAAGCACCTCCACAGTACCATCATCTTTCGGCCTAGAATCCATCATTTTACCATGAAACCTAGTGTTCCCACGATTGATCTCTTTAGTGGCAGCTTTAATTCTAACAGCCATCTCCTCCTCAGTCAGGGGAACCTCACCCCGATCAGCGGGATGATACATCAACAAATTCTTGGCAGTGTAATTCCACCCTTCAAGGGTACTCGGAGGCTGATAAGAAGTTCCATATCCATCGGTAATTCTATCCCTCTTCACATCCTCAATTCCCTTCACATCCTCGTTCAAATACCCAAACTTCTCTTTCCTCTTCCTATTCACTTTCTCTAAAATCTTGGAAAAGCTATGATTGTCCTCACTGGTATACCTCCTAAGAAATTGATCGAGACCAAGCGAAGTATCAACTCCACCGTCATTATTCTCCCCCTCTTTAACCTCCGGGATTAAACCAGGCGTTTGTGGGGGCTTTCCGTCAAATTCATCCAAAGGTGTGAAATTTCTAACGAAGGTGGAACCGGGTGTGTGGGAGGCGGTTCTAGAAGTATCGTTGGGATTGGTTACCTTTGATGCGCCAGCGCGGCGCTCGAGGATCTTCAATTGAGCCTCGCGAATGACGACGGGGTCGCCGGTTTTTATGGCTTCGAGCCAGTCGAGGCGGTCGCGGAGCTTCGAGATGTCGGGGAAGTAGTCGCGCTCGATGATCTTCTCCAACGCCTCCACGTAAGTGTCCTCGTCCAGAACCCTAGAGTTCTTCGCACTCGACGACGACAACGATGTTGGATCATTAGGGTTTTGCACCGACACCTGCGAAATCGAAGGAGAAGGCGACGACAAGTGGAGCGGCGAGTGTCCTGGGGATTGAAGCATTTTGCTGAGGGTAAAGTAGAGCGATTGATTGAAGGAATTTGGGATTGCAAGTTCAAAAGTTGAAGCTTTTAGGGTTAGGATTTGACGGTATTGGGTAGAAGATGATTTTCTGGTTCAACACAGACGAAGCAATACGGGAACTTGGAACAAATTTCCCAAACCGTGTTTTTCGTTTTATGAACACATCAATcaatatttatcttttcaatcttcaaaacaaaaatcttggttttaatctttttcataaatatctttaaattgattttaatatccaaatttatatttatcgtaatataaatatattatcttttgttATCTAAATTATTTGCCAACAtgcaattaatttattaaactttatggtacaataataataaaaattcactaacaaaattatcataaatatcAAAGTTAAATAGTATAAAGTACAATTAAATCTAGGTTGTGTAAGTTTTTTGtacaataaaagtataaattgccatataaattatttttaatttcatttttaaaacatgGCGAATGATTTCAGtagataaaagattttgttaTTGGTAAATATTCTTAACATAAATagaagatatttaaatattactaaaagAAATTTGAATAAGATTTTGACATGGAATAGAATGTGATTATATAACGTTTTCTCCTACTCTgaacacaataaaaaatgttattaattaattagagTTTTAATATTTCCAATAACTCTTTTATTGTTGTTACCAGAATTAAAGAAGGAGTaacttcataaatttttatttttaaaatgaaactaacATAATCAAACATTATTATCTAACTTCTATAATTAGTACGGATAATTAATGGGGAAGgatacttaataaaattatcccaattttatgaataaaatttaaacttataatattaaaattattaaacaaattctttacaagaaaatatcaactacaaaaaaaaggaaatataattatataaaattttagataaaagaTTACACAGGAatgactaaaaacaaaaaagagttAACAAAAACCATAAATAGTAGAGTTTTTCTTCTTGTACTCCCGTAATTTCTAATAGCACTCTCTCATGATTTTTCAATTCCATTTTCGAATAATCTTTCTGAAATTTATGAAACAATATTTCAGAACAAAATTTCTAGaacatcatttttaaaataagttttcatgaacaataaaatttattatggaatgattttttcaaaataaaattttcagatcaaacttatatattatacattttaaaacgagtttttaagaatatatgaaatatatgaattgtattccaaaaaaatattgttgaattaaattttcaaaacaaatttttttagaacataaataataatttttgagatgagtttttttttttttttaatgaactCTCTTTCGCAAATATTGTAGTGGAGAATGTAGATCCAACCAGCATAAATAGTGACATAACGTAGTGAGAAggatattttagtctttttctttattttaagatacaatTAGTAGTAATGAAAAAAGAGAGTCTTAAAAGTGTTTTAGACTCTTACTATTTACACTTTTTCTCTAAATGCACCCTATTTTAATTCTTTCACATGacataattattcttatttttcgtTTCTTGTTTCATCTGTTTAGAAAGTTCTTTTATgagatgttaaaaatataagatatgtTCTGAAAAGTCCTTTTCCAAATGCTAAGAACATAAAATAGTTTATCAAAAGTACATTTTTCAATGTAAAAAGAGCTATGTATATAAGGAGGTAATTTTTGAagcattcatttttttaaatattctttttatcgtcacattttataaaataatcttttatatgtaaagaaaataaaatatacacttAATCCacgaaaattttaaaaaaattatttagaaagtACATCATATAGAAAATCCTTAGGTTTCagaatacattatttttaatttccagAACACGTTTTtatttacttaacattttaGAGAATAGTTTTCCGAAGATAAAACAATGtttcagaaaatatttttcaagaaagCAATACTTCTTTaaacacttttatttcttttcacattTTGAAATataccttttcaaaatatatttcatcTTGTTAACATTATGAaactaaacataaaacaaaatagaaaaaataagaataccttaaaataaatttaaatatatttttaattcttaaactttgatataaaattaaaatttatttatttaaaactttaacgTAATTTGATGtctaaattttgaaacaaattttaaaaattaatagatataatctttttaatttaatttatcaaatttttttatatgttctctatttcatattaatatttaaactatttatatgatttaacatattttaatgtcaatagaaaaatacattaaatatattaaaaatatttaaaattattgagtgaaaataattatatatattattttttaaatttaaaaatcaaaatacatCCAAATTTCTTATCCAAATAGAAAGAATTAAAACAATCtaacttttctaaaataaaagaaaaggtgGTGCATTTAATAAAACAGGCCCAATTGGTGAATGTAGCCCAGAAGAGAGTGTTGTGGTGCGGTTTGGGAGAGAGAAGGAGAACAAGAACCGTCGATTGAAGACTTGACAAATGAAATGAAAGCACAGAAAAGCATATTCTATGTGTGTGTATGTCAGCGTGTCactttaaaattaataacagcagagagagagagagtggaCTTTTGTTACCTTTTGCCTTGTTTTTTGGGTCAATTAAATAAGGATGTTACATTGGACTCACTCCCATTGCATTGCTTCCTTCCACCCAAAcccacaacatcaacaacaacgTTTTCTTCTGCTCTGCAACAAATAAACACTTCTTTACTCAACTCAACTCTCTCTTCTCCAATTTCGagattcttcttcttttccggGTAAGTCATCTCTTCCCACGTGCAATCTTTCTCTTTATAGTCCCCACAACCCAATTTCTCCCTTTTCTATTCACCCCCTTTTTCATCTCAAGCTACTAAAACCGATGTGGGACTTTTTTCTGGGTTAAGGGATGTTTCCAGAGAAGCTAGAATACCCAGTTTTTTTTGGGACTCCAGGAAATGGATTAATCCTCGCTCTGCTCTCTTTCCACTGATTTCCTTCTCTGGGTTAATTTCAGAAACGGAATAAAGAATAAGTTATCTCTAAATGTTTTGTTTGCAATTGGATTGTTTAACTGATAATTCAGTAGAGTATGGTATGATCTCGAAGTAGGTCCTGGGAATTAAATTTTTGCATGAGATTCGAGCTTCTGTGAATTGGAAATTAGTATGGCTTTAATTATGcgtgtgtgtgtttgtatgtGCATCTATGGCGTTAGGACTCCGATTTGGAATATTTAGATATAATATTTGGTTTATCATGGCTGAATGAATGATTTCGTATGTTTAAAGTGAGTTTCATATTGCTGCTGCTTCTAATAAAAGTTGGGTTTTTTAGCATCAGCTGTTTAGCAAGTAAAAGTAGAAAGAGGAagtttttattagaaaaataaattgttaattattacCTGGGAAAAACAATAAGTGacggattttttttttccaacgAAAACTTTCCGCAATTTTTGCCTTAGAACAGGGTTGACATTAACATAACTGGTAAAAAGTTCAACAAAGGAACCTCGGATGAAACAGCAAATTTCCCGACCCACTGTTCATGCTGTAGCTGTTACTGATATTTCTGTCACATTGAACTGGAACCTAAGtttgtattttttcttgtagCTTTTCAAATGTGTCAGGTCTGAACAGCCACAAGCCCACATTGCTTAGCCATCATTCAAGACATTCATGGAAGCAGTTAGTGAAACTAGACCTATTTCCTTCTGATTTATAAGAAACAGGTTCACATGGTTTCTTCAGACAAAAGTGAAGATCAAAATACACCTTCTGATAAATTGCAGCATAGAGCGAGTCCTGATAGTGATGTTACATTGTCTCAAGGTCATGATACTAAAAATGATCTGTCCAAACCAGAGGGAGCCACAAGTATTCCTTCTGCTGTAGCTAAAAATGAAGAGGGGAAGGACTCCGGTGCTACTGCCTGTGCCCTGGAATCAGATCAAGAAGGAAGCACGTGCTCATTACCACCTGAGAAACATTTGCAGAGCCCTGATACTCTTTTGAATGAATTGCCTCCATTGCAATCCAGTCAGGAAAGTCCCTCTATAATACGTGAAAAGGTATCTAAAGATGGCTATAACTGGCGAAAATATGGTCAGAAACATGTCAAGGGGAATGAATTTATACGGAGCTATTACAAGTGTACATATCCAAACTGCCAGGCAAAAAAGCAATTGCAGCAGTCTAATAATGGGAACATCACAGATTGTGTTTCTATCGGACAGCATAATCATCCTAGGCCTCAATTGAACTCCACAGTATCAGTTGAGTGTGTTTTACCGGTTGTTGAACAAGCAGCACGCAAACCCTTGTTAGCCAATGTGAAAGGTGAGCGGTAAACATTGTTAGTACTTTAGTATATGCTTTCATAGAAAAGATCTTAATGCATTTTATTACATCATTCATGAAGACAAAACATCCGTTGAGCAAGGATGCACGTCTCAACAAATCAAGCCTTTACAGTCCTTTCCGACTGCAAAAGTGTCCCCAGTTAATGAGTTGAAAGCTGCACATTTACAATTGTCTAAGGCAAAGAATCCGATTCATGACAACGAAGATCCTGAGTCAAAGCGACTGTACGTTGTTATCACTATGTTTTAAAATGTGCTGATATACATGCGTGACTAACCTTTAATGCCAAATTGGTATCATGCAGGAAGAAAGACAATAGTAATGTTGATGCCACTGGAATTACCATGTCAACTCGTGAATCTCGTGTTGTTGTTCAGACTTCAAGTGAGGTTGATTTGGTAAATGATGGGTATCGCTGGCGCAAATATGGGCAGAAGCTAGTTAAAGGGAATGCAAACCCAAGGTACAtgttaaattttcatttcaaatacAGTCGTATTTTCTGCTATTGTAAGGGTTAGAATGTGTCTTATATTGATCCACAGTATCTCATTTTGCCTTGGATGAGCTAGCCTGAAACCTTGTCGCCACCAATTAATTTCATTAGCTATAGAGTAATGATCTCTTTGAGATATTCTTTGCCTGCTTGAAAGCAACAGGAAGTGGTTATAGTATTTTCTTCTATATTATTTCCAAAGTATGTTCCACATGCACTTTTTGTAAGATTTTAATCTCTAGTCCACAGAACCAGTAGTCTCAATATCATGGTTTTAACCATGATATAGCAGTCCTAACCTGATTTTGAAATGCAAGCAAAACTCATGAATGTTCGAACATAGATGAACAATTTTATTACAAGTATCGTGTTTCTTTAGGATAAAAAGAAAGCAATTGAAATTGTATCAATACAGCTCCCGTTCTGAATTAGTATATTGGGAATAACAACTCTTTCAGTCTAACTGTATCCTCTTCTCTAGCTGGTTAAACTTGTCAAGTTACCTCTTCTCGTTCTGGTTGCACGGTTTTTAGGTGTTTACGTGCTCTCTCTATTCCTCTGTGCTCTGAGCTTTACATGGACACATCATTcacaaatgttttaatttaatgtgaTTGGATTTTCTCTCCACTGCAGAAGTTATTATCGATGCTCAAATCCTGGATGCCCTGTCAAAAAGCATGTGGAAAGGGCCTCTCATGATTCAAAAATTGTAATAACTACCTATGAGGGACAACATGATCATGAACTCCCCCCTGGAAGGACTGTCACTCATAATGCAGCTACAAATACTCACACAACGACCATGAATGGCAAGGCAGGAACCAAATCTGAAGATACTGCTGTTAATAGAGGGGAACAAACTGGCTTGGGCTCAGCAAGCAAATTAACAGAGCAACTAAATGGCAAGTCAACTACTAAGTCAAAGGTCGGTGATATTGTTGAGTTTGGCGTGAGCAGTCTTTCTAATGAGGGtcctaaaattaaattaagtgagCAACAGCAAAAAGATAACTCAGGTACTAAAGACGATTCTGTCAGCAATGATGTTATATGCCATTCTAATTCTGGAGTTCCGTGTAGATCCAATGAACAGCTGAAATGTGAGGTAAAACCTTTATCAGAAGGAACTAAGGATTGCCTTAACAACAAGGTTGCCATTCATGATACCTCCAGTACAGAAAGCTAATTTAATAAGCAATCAGCAGCTGATGCAGAACCGGTCCGAAGCTAAATTTGCAATATTTTTGAAGCTGCAGATGGTTACAGAAGAGTATAAATATTTGACTATGACATAGGCTTGACAGATATATTGTGGGATTATAATTCCTATCTCTACTCTAACCTTCACTTTACTCTTCTTCTAGCTCTCTCATTGTCTTTGGGCAGTTTGACTAAATATGCAAATTACAATTAATACTACATTGGATATCAAACTTGTATACCATTATTGTTGGAGTTAAATAAGATTTACATTTTCGTACACATGTATCTAAAATTCTAATATATCGTTGAGCATACTCAGTCATTCAGAtgtaattcttgttttgtaCCTACTAATCCTTCAATCTCCTTTCTTGTTGTAAATTAGAAGTGCATTGCAGAATTTTAGTAGTTGAATATAGCTGAAGCTATTCCATACGCTAAAATGTGAGTGTTGGTGCAGTG
This window of the Vigna angularis cultivar LongXiaoDou No.4 chromosome 7, ASM1680809v1, whole genome shotgun sequence genome carries:
- the LOC108338002 gene encoding probable serine/threonine-protein kinase WNK11; the protein is MPAEKSNSCDTEVEAFVEVDPTGRFGRYNDLLGCGAVKKVYRAFDQEEGIEVAWNQVRLRNFSEDPVLINRLHSEVELLRTLSNKYIIVCYSVWKDEERHNINFITEICTSGNLRDYRKKHRHVSIKAFKKWSKQVLEGLEYLHTHDPCIIHRDLNCSNIFVNGNIGQVKIGDLGLAAIVGRNHAAHSILGTPEYMAPELYEEDYTEMVDIYSFGMCLLEMVTMEIPYSECDSVAKIYKKVTKGIKPQALSKVTEPEVKEFIEKCIAQPRARPSATDLLKDPFFYELNNDEESTPLN
- the LOC108337999 gene encoding uncharacterized protein LOC108337999, encoding MLQSPGHSPLHLSSPSPSISQVSVQNPNDPTSLSSSSAKNSRVLDEDTYVEALEKIIERDYFPDISKLRDRLDWLEAIKTGDPVVIREAQLKILERRAGASKVTNPNDTSRTASHTPGSTFVRNFTPLDEFDGKPPQTPGLIPEVKEGENNDGGVDTSLGLDQFLRRYTSEDNHSFSKILEKVNRKRKEKFGYLNEDVKGIEDVKRDRITDGYGTSYQPPSTLEGWNYTAKNLLMYHPADRGEVPLTEEEMAVRIKAATKEINRGNTRFHGKMMDSRPKDDGTVEVLYTPVAGATPAPMSLRDGDRLQKYDLEDLRKTPNPFYLESEKKADNGYSYVKTPSPAPGVDESPFITWGEIEGTPLRLDQEDTPLDIGGSADGPHYKIPSAPVRDAKAHALSREAARKLRERSKMFRKPPLASRVRGGSASPSMRMLSPAAQKFVRNAFAKSSSSVDETLRASYRGSTPALSTPRTVDRSVSRVGRDGSTVSMSPSVREDSNPPP
- the LOC108338000 gene encoding WRKY transcription factor 1 isoform X2, which codes for MVSSDKSEDQNTPSDKLQHRASPDSDVTLSQGHDTKNDLSKPEGATSIPSAVAKNEEGKDSGATACALESDQEGSTCSLPPEKHLQSPDTLLNELPPLQSSQESPSIIREKVSKDGYNWRKYGQKHVKGNEFIRSYYKCTYPNCQAKKQLQQSNNGNITDCVSIGQHNHPRPQLNSTVSVECVLPVVEQAARKPLLANVKDKTSVEQGCTSQQIKPLQSFPTAKVSPVNELKAAHLQLSKAKNPIHDNEDPESKRLKKDNSNVDATGITMSTRESRVVVQTSSEVDLVNDGYRWRKYGQKLVKGNANPRSYYRCSNPGCPVKKHVERASHDSKIVITTYEGQHDHELPPGRTVTHNAATNTHTTTMNGKAGTKSEDTAVNRGEQTGLGSASKLTEQLNGKSTTKSKVGDIVEFGVSSLSNEGPKIKLSEQQQKDNSDPMNS
- the LOC108338000 gene encoding WRKY transcription factor 1 isoform X1; its protein translation is MVSSDKSEDQNTPSDKLQHRASPDSDVTLSQGHDTKNDLSKPEGATSIPSAVAKNEEGKDSGATACALESDQEGSTCSLPPEKHLQSPDTLLNELPPLQSSQESPSIIREKVSKDGYNWRKYGQKHVKGNEFIRSYYKCTYPNCQAKKQLQQSNNGNITDCVSIGQHNHPRPQLNSTVSVECVLPVVEQAARKPLLANVKDKTSVEQGCTSQQIKPLQSFPTAKVSPVNELKAAHLQLSKAKNPIHDNEDPESKRLKKDNSNVDATGITMSTRESRVVVQTSSEVDLVNDGYRWRKYGQKLVKGNANPRSYYRCSNPGCPVKKHVERASHDSKIVITTYEGQHDHELPPGRTVTHNAATNTHTTTMNGKAGTKSEDTAVNRGEQTGLGSASKLTEQLNGKSTTKSKVGDIVEFGVSSLSNEGPKIKLSEQQQKDNSGTKDDSVSNDVICHSNSGVPCRSNEQLKCEVKPLSEGTKDCLNNKVAIHDTSSTES